One genomic region from Nocardia vinacea encodes:
- a CDS encoding cobyrinate a,c-diamide synthase: protein MSGVPAVVIAAPASGSGKTTLATGLIGALRRAGHRVAPFKVGPDYIDPGYHGLAAGRPGRNLDPVLVGAERVVPLYRHGAHGCDLAVVEGVMGLFDGRIDENHAAPIAEGSTAQVAGLLGAPVILVVDARGHSQSLAALLHGFATFDTAISLGGVILNRVGSERHDQVLRAACDRVGLPVLGSLPRMAELEVPSRHLGLIPAVEHGHAATAAVEAMTDLVAAHVDLLTIARLARSTIAAPAWDPATAIREFEDSVYANSVAAASVDEAIATDVTSAFSGASRSNAQAGASTAGVASAGVGDRARAADAVAERASRAMPTAAQGPVVSGVVTEAALGPVIAMAGGAAFTFGYAEHRELLEAAGARVVIFDPLRDELPTGTAGLVLPGGFPEEHAAALAANDRLLAQVAEQAGAGLPVHAECAGLLYLSRSLDGHSMAGVVDATAEFGPRLTLGYRDAVALADSALWRAGERVRGHEFHRTRLVSTGDHATAWGWHTAGERIREGALIHRVHASYLHTHPAGNPGATTRFVAAAAQYAQSRATI, encoded by the coding sequence GTGAGTGGGGTTCCGGCGGTAGTGATCGCCGCGCCCGCTTCGGGCAGTGGGAAGACAACATTGGCGACCGGTCTGATCGGGGCGCTGCGGCGCGCCGGGCATCGGGTGGCGCCGTTCAAGGTGGGGCCGGACTATATCGATCCGGGGTATCACGGCCTGGCGGCTGGGCGGCCCGGACGCAATCTCGATCCGGTGCTGGTCGGCGCGGAACGTGTTGTTCCGCTGTACCGCCACGGTGCCCACGGGTGCGATCTGGCGGTGGTCGAGGGCGTAATGGGACTTTTCGACGGCCGCATCGATGAGAACCACGCCGCACCGATCGCCGAGGGTTCCACCGCGCAGGTCGCCGGATTACTCGGCGCCCCAGTGATTTTGGTCGTCGATGCCCGCGGCCACAGTCAGAGCCTCGCCGCTCTCCTGCACGGCTTCGCCACCTTCGACACTGCGATCAGCTTGGGCGGCGTCATCCTCAACCGCGTCGGCAGCGAACGTCACGACCAGGTGCTGCGTGCCGCCTGCGACCGAGTCGGCCTCCCGGTCCTCGGATCACTACCGCGCATGGCCGAACTCGAGGTCCCCTCCCGCCACCTCGGCCTCATCCCCGCAGTCGAACACGGCCACGCCGCCACCGCCGCCGTCGAAGCAATGACCGACCTCGTCGCCGCCCACGTCGACCTCCTCACCATCGCCCGCCTGGCCCGCTCGACCATCGCCGCCCCAGCCTGGGATCCCGCAACCGCGATCCGTGAATTCGAGGACTCGGTGTACGCGAACAGTGTGGCTGCGGCCAGCGTCGACGAGGCGATCGCCACAGACGTGACCAGCGCGTTCAGCGGGGCGAGCCGTTCGAATGCCCAGGCTGGCGCGAGCACTGCCGGTGTCGCTTCTGCGGGCGTCGGCGACAGAGCGCGGGCAGCCGATGCAGTCGCGGAACGCGCGAGTCGTGCGATGCCGACGGCCGCACAAGGCCCGGTTGTGTCGGGTGTGGTTACGGAGGCCGCGCTCGGTCCTGTGATTGCCATGGCCGGCGGGGCTGCGTTCACGTTCGGGTATGCGGAGCATCGGGAGTTGTTGGAGGCTGCCGGGGCACGGGTTGTGATCTTCGATCCGCTGCGGGATGAACTTCCCACGGGGACGGCCGGTCTGGTATTGCCCGGTGGGTTTCCCGAGGAGCATGCCGCGGCGTTGGCGGCCAACGATCGGCTGCTGGCGCAGGTCGCCGAGCAGGCCGGGGCGGGCCTTCCGGTGCATGCCGAATGTGCTGGATTGCTGTACCTCAGCCGCTCGCTGGACGGCCATTCGATGGCGGGGGTAGTCGATGCGACAGCGGAATTCGGACCCCGCCTGACCCTCGGCTATCGAGATGCCGTGGCGCTGGCGGATTCCGCCCTATGGCGCGCGGGAGAACGGGTGCGCGGCCACGAATTCCACCGCACCCGCCTGGTTTCCACCGGCGACCACGCCACTGCCTGGGGCTGGCACACTGCAGGCGAGCGCATCCGCGAGGGCGCCTTGATCCACCGCGTTCACGCCTCTTACCTGCACACCCACCCGGCCGGAAACCCCGGAGCCACAACCCGTTTTGTCGCCGCAGCCGCCCAATACGCCCAAAGCCGTGCCACCATCTGA
- the cobO gene encoding cob(I)yrinic acid a,c-diamide adenosyltransferase: protein MPKGVPETVPDDGLTTRQRRNLPVLAVHTGPGKGKSTAAFGMALRAWNQGFDVAVFQFVKSAKWKVGEEAAFRTLGRLHEETGVGGAVEWHKMGEGWSWTRKQGTDEDHAAAALAGWREIARRLQAEQHRFYVLDEFTYPLKWGWVDVDEVVETLRNRPGNQHVVITGRDAPAALLDAADLVTEMTKVKHPMDAGRKGQRGIEW, encoded by the coding sequence ATGCCTAAGGGTGTGCCGGAAACGGTTCCGGATGATGGGCTGACGACGCGGCAGCGGCGGAATTTGCCGGTGCTCGCGGTGCATACGGGGCCGGGGAAGGGGAAGTCGACGGCCGCGTTCGGGATGGCGTTGCGGGCGTGGAATCAGGGGTTTGATGTAGCGGTATTCCAGTTCGTCAAGAGTGCCAAGTGGAAGGTGGGGGAGGAGGCAGCCTTTCGCACCCTCGGCCGTCTGCATGAAGAGACAGGTGTCGGTGGGGCGGTTGAATGGCACAAGATGGGTGAGGGTTGGTCGTGGACCCGCAAGCAGGGCACCGATGAGGACCATGCCGCCGCCGCACTGGCCGGGTGGCGCGAGATCGCGCGCAGGCTTCAGGCTGAGCAGCACCGCTTCTACGTCCTCGACGAATTCACCTACCCGCTCAAATGGGGCTGGGTCGATGTTGACGAGGTAGTCGAAACTCTGCGCAACCGCCCAGGTAACCAGCATGTGGTTATCACCGGCCGCGATGCGCCCGCAGCCCTTTTGGATGCCGCCGATCTCGTCACCGAAATGACCAAGGTCAAGCACCCCATGGATGCGGGCCGTAAAGGCCAGCGAGGAATCGAATGGTGA
- a CDS encoding magnesium chelatase subunit D family protein: protein MTGARPGADGDAGFPFSAVVGQERLQLALILCAVHPGIGGVLVRGEKGTAKSTVVRALAQLLPPIVDETGARPARLVELPVGATEDRVVGSLDLERVLRDGEQAFRPGLLAAAHHGVLYVDEVNLLHDHLVDVLLDAAAMGRVHIERDGVSHSHPARFVLVGTMNPEEGELRPQLLDRFGLTVDVAASRNVDMRMSVVRRRLDYEADPAGFAARYAAADREVAERILTARERVASVALDDVELRRIAALCASFDVDGMRADLVVARTATAHAAWRGADAVAEADVRVAAELALPHRRRRDPFDEPGISEEQLDEAMRAAGEEAEKSSERAKLEQGGAEDLDDGGSSGGPENRTDVDDAGSDNALNNPDFGPGNGGPDGQGPDDDPDGGPGNGGPGASGPDGGADSPGGGQSPSAREGRIGAPATSVVTPPRWEVPGVGEGAAGRRSRAQTRQGRTVRSSTDTSGGLHLLGTVFAAAPHQHSRGRADGPLKLVADDLRGAYREGREGNLVVFVVDASGSMAARDRLSAVTGAVVALLRDAYQRRDKVAVITVRGAEAEVVLPPTSSVDIAVRRLSGIRTGGKTPLAAGLLKAREVVHRERVRDPRRRPILVLLTDGRATGGIDPVPRARVAANLLAAEAITSIVVDCERGMVRLGLAADLARTLRAGYLQLAELTGDSVADVVRAGSGRPGVTRAA from the coding sequence CTGACCGGGGCGCGTCCCGGTGCTGATGGTGATGCGGGCTTTCCGTTCTCGGCGGTGGTGGGGCAGGAGCGGTTGCAGCTGGCGTTGATCCTGTGCGCGGTACATCCCGGGATCGGCGGCGTCTTGGTGCGCGGGGAGAAGGGGACCGCGAAATCGACTGTGGTGCGGGCGCTTGCGCAATTGCTGCCGCCCATTGTCGATGAGACGGGTGCGCGGCCCGCTCGCTTGGTCGAGTTGCCGGTGGGGGCTACAGAAGACCGAGTGGTCGGTTCTCTGGATCTGGAGCGGGTGCTGCGCGACGGCGAGCAGGCGTTCCGGCCCGGCCTGTTGGCGGCCGCGCATCACGGCGTGCTCTACGTCGACGAGGTGAATCTGCTGCACGACCACTTGGTGGACGTGCTGCTCGATGCCGCCGCGATGGGGCGGGTGCATATCGAGCGCGATGGGGTCTCGCATTCGCATCCGGCCCGGTTCGTGCTGGTCGGCACCATGAACCCGGAGGAAGGTGAGCTGCGGCCGCAGCTACTGGACCGGTTCGGGCTCACCGTCGATGTCGCGGCCTCGCGGAATGTGGACATGCGGATGTCGGTGGTGCGGCGTCGGCTGGACTACGAGGCGGATCCGGCCGGATTCGCCGCACGCTATGCCGCGGCCGATCGGGAGGTGGCCGAGCGGATTCTCACGGCCCGTGAGCGGGTCGCGTCCGTCGCGCTCGATGACGTGGAGTTGCGGCGGATCGCCGCGCTGTGTGCGTCGTTCGATGTGGACGGGATGCGGGCGGACCTCGTGGTTGCCAGGACCGCTACCGCGCATGCGGCCTGGCGTGGGGCGGATGCGGTGGCCGAGGCGGATGTGCGGGTTGCGGCCGAGTTGGCATTGCCGCATCGGCGGCGGCGGGATCCGTTCGATGAGCCCGGGATCAGCGAAGAGCAGCTGGACGAGGCGATGCGTGCGGCGGGGGAAGAGGCGGAAAAGTCCAGCGAGCGTGCAAAATTGGAGCAGGGCGGGGCTGAGGATCTCGACGATGGCGGTTCGAGTGGTGGTCCGGAAAACCGCACCGATGTCGATGATGCAGGTTCGGATAATGCATTGAACAATCCGGATTTCGGTCCCGGCAATGGTGGCCCGGATGGTCAAGGCCCAGACGATGATCCGGATGGCGGTCCCGGCAATGGTGGTCCGGGCGCTTCTGGCCCCGACGGCGGTGCGGATTCCCCGGGCGGCGGGCAGTCACCGTCCGCGCGCGAGGGTCGTATCGGTGCGCCCGCGACCTCCGTTGTGACACCGCCGCGTTGGGAGGTGCCCGGCGTCGGCGAGGGCGCGGCAGGTCGCCGTTCGCGCGCACAGACCAGGCAGGGACGCACGGTGCGGTCCAGTACCGATACCTCCGGCGGTCTGCATTTGCTCGGCACGGTATTCGCCGCGGCACCGCATCAGCACTCCCGCGGCCGAGCCGACGGACCGTTGAAGCTGGTCGCCGATGATCTGCGCGGTGCGTATCGCGAAGGGCGTGAAGGCAATCTGGTGGTATTCGTGGTCGACGCCTCCGGATCCATGGCGGCGCGCGACCGCCTATCGGCGGTTACCGGCGCGGTCGTCGCGCTGCTGCGCGACGCCTACCAGCGGCGGGACAAGGTTGCTGTGATCACCGTGCGCGGCGCAGAAGCCGAAGTCGTCCTGCCGCCGACATCCTCGGTGGATATCGCGGTGCGTCGCCTGTCCGGCATTCGCACCGGCGGCAAAACTCCGCTCGCCGCAGGGCTTTTGAAGGCACGCGAGGTCGTGCACCGCGAACGTGTCCGCGATCCGCGCCGCCGCCCGATACTGGTCCTGCTCACCGACGGCCGCGCCACCGGTGGCATCGATCCGGTGCCCCGCGCCCGTGTCGCCGCGAATCTGCTTGCCGCCGAGGCGATCACCTCGATCGTCGTGGACTGCGAACGCGGCATGGTCCGCCTCGGCCTCGCCGCCGACCTGGCCCGCACCCTCCGCGCAGGCTACCTCCAACTCGCCGAACTGACCGGCGACTCGGTCGCCGACGTCGTCCGCGCCGGATCCGGTCGCCCCGGCGTGACACGAGCCGCCTGA
- a CDS encoding GNAT family N-acetyltransferase gives MMSTVALKRSWALDLDTATLYQLLKLRVAVFVVEQKCAYPELDGFDLLPETRHFWLDDEGEIISTLRLTEEHENGVKSFRIGRVCTSVPARGHGYTTRLVQAALAEAGSATVRLSAQTYLVDLYAKFGFKPDGDEFEEDGIMHLPMRKG, from the coding sequence ATGATGTCAACGGTTGCACTCAAACGGTCCTGGGCGCTTGATCTCGACACCGCCACCCTGTATCAGCTGTTGAAGCTTCGCGTCGCAGTATTTGTCGTCGAGCAGAAATGCGCGTACCCGGAGCTGGACGGCTTCGACCTGCTGCCGGAGACACGGCATTTCTGGCTCGATGACGAGGGCGAGATCATCTCGACGCTGCGGTTGACCGAGGAGCACGAGAACGGTGTGAAATCGTTCCGCATCGGCCGGGTGTGTACGTCGGTTCCGGCGCGCGGGCACGGGTACACCACCCGGCTGGTGCAGGCTGCGCTCGCCGAGGCGGGTTCGGCGACCGTGCGCCTGAGTGCCCAGACCTACCTGGTCGACTTGTACGCCAAGTTCGGCTTCAAACCCGACGGCGACGAGTTCGAAGAAGACGGCATCATGCATCTGCCCATGCGCAAGGGGTAG
- the mqo gene encoding malate dehydrogenase (quinone): MTEKTDVVLIGAGIMSATLGALLRQLQPEWSISLFERLDAAAAESSDPWNNAGTGHSALCELNYSPQNPDGSVDISKAIDINERFQVSRQFWSYGVENGILGDPSAFINPIPHVSFVHGADNVDYLRKRYEALSRHPLFSTMEYIDSPDEFAKRLPLMARGRDFSDPIALNWTDEGTDIDFGSLSSELLAYLGRSGVDLAFGHEVRDLTKQSDGSWLVKVRNLRTRRTRTLISKFVFVGAGGGALPLLQKSGIKEAKGFGGFPISGQFIRCTNPDLIYKHEAKVYGKAAVGAPPMSVPHLDTRIIKGRPGLLFGPYAGWTPKFLKDGKNTDLFKSVKPNNIFSLLGVGVTELGLTKYLVSELLKSEAGKVATLEEFMPRADGHDWELITAGQRVQVIRRKGAGGVLEFGTAVVAAEDGTIAGLLGASPGASTGVSAMIDVLQRCFPREYDDWSPKLKEMVPSLGVKLSENQALFQEVWDWSTKTLNLNSVSDNTPKHAGVAPIA, translated from the coding sequence ATGACTGAAAAGACCGACGTTGTACTCATCGGTGCCGGCATCATGAGTGCCACTCTCGGCGCACTGCTTCGGCAGCTGCAGCCGGAATGGTCGATCTCCCTATTCGAGCGGCTGGACGCGGCCGCAGCCGAGAGCAGCGATCCGTGGAACAACGCGGGCACCGGCCACTCCGCACTGTGCGAACTGAACTACAGCCCGCAGAATCCGGACGGCTCGGTCGATATCAGCAAGGCCATCGACATCAATGAGCGCTTCCAGGTCTCGCGCCAGTTCTGGTCCTACGGCGTGGAGAACGGCATCCTCGGCGATCCCTCCGCCTTCATCAACCCCATCCCGCACGTCAGCTTCGTGCACGGCGCGGACAATGTGGACTACCTACGCAAGCGGTACGAGGCGCTGTCGCGGCATCCGCTGTTCTCGACGATGGAATACATCGACAGCCCCGACGAATTCGCCAAGCGGCTGCCGCTGATGGCCAGGGGCCGCGACTTCTCCGATCCGATCGCGCTCAACTGGACCGATGAGGGCACCGATATCGACTTCGGTTCGCTCTCCAGCGAACTGCTGGCCTACCTCGGCCGCTCCGGTGTCGATCTGGCCTTCGGTCACGAGGTGCGCGACCTCACCAAGCAGTCCGACGGTTCCTGGCTGGTCAAGGTGCGCAACCTGCGTACTCGCCGAACCCGGACGCTGATCAGCAAATTCGTCTTCGTCGGCGCCGGTGGCGGTGCGCTGCCGCTGCTGCAGAAGTCGGGGATCAAGGAGGCCAAGGGTTTCGGCGGCTTCCCGATCAGCGGTCAGTTCATCCGCTGCACCAACCCGGATCTGATCTACAAGCACGAGGCCAAGGTCTATGGCAAGGCCGCGGTCGGCGCGCCGCCGATGTCGGTGCCGCACTTGGACACTCGCATCATCAAGGGCCGTCCCGGCCTGCTGTTCGGCCCGTACGCCGGGTGGACGCCGAAGTTCCTCAAGGACGGTAAGAACACCGATCTGTTCAAGTCGGTCAAGCCGAACAACATTTTCTCGCTGCTCGGCGTCGGCGTCACCGAACTCGGCCTGACCAAGTACCTGGTCAGCGAGCTGCTCAAGTCCGAGGCGGGCAAGGTGGCGACGCTGGAGGAGTTCATGCCGCGCGCGGACGGCCACGACTGGGAGCTGATCACCGCGGGGCAGCGCGTGCAGGTCATCCGGCGCAAGGGTGCGGGCGGTGTGCTCGAGTTCGGCACGGCGGTCGTCGCCGCCGAAGACGGCACCATTGCGGGTCTGCTCGGCGCGTCACCCGGCGCGTCGACCGGTGTGAGCGCCATGATCGACGTGCTGCAGCGGTGCTTCCCGCGCGAGTACGACGACTGGTCGCCGAAGCTGAAGGAAATGGTGCCCTCGCTGGGCGTGAAGCTCTCGGAGAACCAGGCGCTGTTCCAGGAAGTCTGGGATTGGTCGACCAAAACCCTGAACCTGAACAGTGTGTCGGACAACACGCCGAAGCACGCAGGGGTCGCGCCGATCGCGTAG
- a CDS encoding alpha/beta hydrolase, whose amino-acid sequence MTNEASLSVSDITAPAAERWQSDVLGAGYEQRTLPLGPDPDGEGEAVGTLVRYTPDTGATTTEPAVLYVHGFTDYFFQQHLAEHFTGRGHRFYALDLRKCGRSLRDGQTPHYVTDLALYDTELNESLRIVQEEAGDNVLLVAHSTGGLIVPLWLDRLNKAKGTAKSGIVGLVLNSPWFDLQGPAYYRTIGTPMIKMLGRFRSMVELPGNKISSYGDSLHHSVAGEWDYNLDWKPLAGFPVRLGWLRAIRNGHAELQAGLSVGVPALILRSRITKFARKYGPAVDVADAVLDVRQIQRWSGCLGDRTNIVPIDGARHDVFLSSAEPLAKAFAELDSWLDWLAAFHRKTAGSPEAGA is encoded by the coding sequence GTGACGAATGAAGCCTCGCTCAGCGTGTCCGATATCACCGCCCCGGCGGCCGAGCGATGGCAGTCCGATGTCCTCGGTGCGGGCTATGAGCAGCGCACTCTGCCGCTCGGTCCGGACCCCGATGGTGAGGGCGAGGCCGTGGGGACCCTCGTTCGCTACACCCCCGACACCGGTGCCACCACCACCGAACCCGCTGTGCTTTACGTGCACGGTTTCACCGACTACTTCTTCCAGCAGCATCTGGCCGAACACTTCACCGGGCGCGGGCACCGCTTCTACGCGCTGGATCTGCGCAAGTGCGGTCGCTCGCTGCGCGACGGCCAGACGCCGCACTACGTCACCGATCTGGCGCTCTACGACACCGAACTGAACGAGTCGCTGCGCATCGTTCAGGAAGAGGCGGGCGATAACGTGCTCCTGGTCGCGCATTCGACCGGCGGACTCATCGTGCCGCTCTGGCTGGACCGGCTCAACAAGGCGAAGGGCACGGCCAAGTCCGGCATTGTCGGCCTGGTGCTCAACAGCCCCTGGTTCGACCTGCAGGGCCCCGCGTACTACCGGACCATCGGCACCCCGATGATCAAGATGCTCGGCCGGTTCCGGTCGATGGTCGAACTACCCGGCAACAAGATCAGCTCCTACGGCGACAGCCTGCACCACAGCGTGGCGGGCGAATGGGATTACAACCTGGATTGGAAGCCGCTGGCGGGCTTCCCGGTCCGGCTCGGCTGGCTGCGCGCGATCCGCAACGGGCACGCCGAGCTGCAGGCGGGGCTGTCGGTCGGCGTGCCCGCGTTGATTCTGCGTTCGCGCATCACGAAATTCGCGCGCAAGTACGGTCCGGCCGTCGATGTGGCGGATGCGGTGCTCGATGTCCGCCAGATCCAGCGCTGGTCGGGCTGCCTGGGCGATCGGACCAATATCGTCCCGATCGACGGCGCTCGCCACGATGTCTTCCTGTCCTCGGCCGAACCGCTGGCCAAGGCCTTCGCCGAACTCGACAGCTGGCTGGACTGGCTGGCGGCCTTCCACAGGAAGACCGCCGGATCACCAGAGGCTGGTGCGTAG
- a CDS encoding alpha/beta hydrolase: MKSRRISVGDRAWTVRVDGPESRHSVLLLPDAGDPVDVYDQVCARLHTSDLRTIAVESIADLDPAGVHAILDELGIPWVNVAGRGAGAQLGWQVCAGGFGRFISLVVADRGHPAIPAADGTVADPTCRPVEVAATVLVTKNLPRSVADASGRYVYGEFRVVEIDVDNVATEADHELATEIVLRTSLW; encoded by the coding sequence GTGAAATCTCGGCGGATCTCGGTCGGTGACCGGGCATGGACCGTACGGGTCGACGGCCCGGAGTCTCGGCACAGCGTGCTGCTGTTGCCCGATGCCGGTGATCCGGTCGACGTCTACGACCAGGTGTGCGCGCGGCTGCACACCTCGGACCTGCGCACCATTGCGGTGGAATCGATAGCGGACCTGGATCCGGCGGGCGTGCACGCCATCCTCGACGAACTCGGCATCCCGTGGGTGAATGTCGCCGGACGTGGTGCGGGTGCGCAGCTGGGCTGGCAGGTCTGCGCGGGCGGTTTCGGCCGGTTCATCAGCCTTGTCGTCGCCGATCGCGGCCATCCAGCGATTCCGGCCGCCGACGGCACCGTCGCGGACCCCACGTGTCGGCCGGTGGAGGTCGCCGCCACCGTGCTGGTCACCAAGAATCTGCCGCGTTCGGTGGCGGATGCCTCCGGACGCTATGTCTACGGCGAATTTCGAGTCGTCGAGATCGACGTCGACAATGTGGCGACCGAGGCCGACCACGAATTGGCCACCGAGATCGTGCTACGCACCAGCCTCTGGTGA
- a CDS encoding cobyric acid synthase, protein MKGALLIAGTTSDAGKSVVVAGLCRMLARRGVRVAPFKAQNMSNNSVVTLDGGEIGRAQALQAAACGLEPSVRFNPVLLKPGSDRRSQLVVRGKAIGTVGARDYFQRRQDLREVVAAELDSLRAEFDVVICEGAGSPAEINLRATDLANMGLARAARLPVLVVGDIDRGGVLAHLFGTVAVLEPEDQQLISGFIVNKFRGDVELLRPGLDRLTELTGRRTLGVIPYADELWIDAEDSLSTVADAPVGRPNPPVGAEWLTVAAIRLPRISNSTDVEALACEPGVAVRWVSDPSRLADADLVVLPGSKATVSDLEWLRRTGIADALWARAASGRPILGICGGYQMLGSRIVDRVESDAGTAAGLGLLDLEIEFADPKVLRRSTGRGNGIPVHGYEIHHGRVERSGDPAWLELDSSPTAEGTAREAIWGTHLHGLLESDEFRRSWLREVAARAGRHGFVVAENTSVAAIRSSQLDLLADLIEQHLDIAHIERLLADGAPTDLPTIVSGLGVGSKPF, encoded by the coding sequence TTGAAAGGCGCGCTGCTGATCGCTGGAACAACCTCCGATGCCGGGAAAAGCGTTGTGGTGGCCGGACTTTGCCGCATGCTTGCCCGGCGCGGCGTTCGAGTCGCGCCATTCAAGGCGCAGAACATGTCCAACAATTCGGTGGTCACCCTCGACGGCGGCGAGATCGGTCGCGCGCAGGCCCTGCAGGCGGCGGCGTGCGGGCTCGAGCCGAGTGTCCGGTTCAATCCGGTCCTGCTCAAACCCGGTAGCGACCGACGCTCCCAACTCGTGGTGCGCGGCAAGGCCATCGGCACCGTCGGCGCGCGTGACTATTTCCAGCGTCGCCAGGACCTACGCGAAGTCGTTGCCGCCGAACTGGATTCGTTGCGCGCCGAATTCGATGTGGTGATCTGTGAGGGTGCCGGTTCGCCCGCCGAGATCAACCTGCGCGCCACCGATCTGGCGAATATGGGGCTTGCCCGGGCAGCGCGACTGCCGGTGCTCGTGGTCGGCGATATCGACCGCGGCGGCGTGCTCGCGCACCTGTTCGGCACCGTGGCCGTCCTCGAGCCCGAAGACCAGCAACTGATCTCCGGCTTCATCGTCAACAAGTTCCGCGGTGATGTCGAATTGTTGCGCCCCGGACTCGACCGGCTCACCGAGCTGACCGGACGTCGCACACTCGGTGTCATTCCCTACGCGGACGAGCTGTGGATCGACGCGGAGGACTCGCTCAGTACGGTCGCCGACGCGCCGGTCGGCCGTCCCAACCCGCCGGTCGGCGCCGAATGGCTCACGGTCGCCGCGATCCGTCTGCCGCGCATCTCCAATTCCACCGATGTCGAAGCGTTGGCCTGTGAGCCCGGTGTCGCGGTGCGTTGGGTCAGCGACCCGTCCCGGCTCGCCGATGCCGATCTGGTGGTGCTGCCGGGCAGTAAGGCCACCGTATCGGATCTGGAGTGGTTGCGGCGCACCGGAATTGCCGATGCGCTATGGGCCAGAGCCGCATCCGGGCGACCGATCCTCGGCATCTGCGGCGGATATCAGATGCTCGGGAGTCGCATCGTCGACCGGGTCGAATCGGATGCGGGGACGGCCGCGGGTTTGGGTCTGCTCGATCTGGAGATCGAATTCGCCGACCCGAAGGTGCTGCGGCGCAGCACCGGGCGGGGTAACGGAATTCCCGTGCACGGCTACGAGATTCACCATGGTCGCGTCGAGCGCAGCGGTGACCCGGCCTGGCTGGAGCTGGACAGCTCGCCGACCGCAGAGGGTACTGCGCGCGAGGCGATTTGGGGCACTCACCTGCACGGCCTGCTGGAGTCGGATGAGTTCCGTCGCTCCTGGCTCCGCGAGGTCGCCGCCCGCGCCGGACGGCATGGTTTCGTCGTCGCCGAAAATACTTCGGTAGCCGCGATCCGCTCATCCCAACTCGACCTGCTCGCCGACCTGATCGAACAGCACCTCGACATCGCCCACATCGAACGCCTGCTCGCCGACGGTGCGCCCACCGATCTGCCGACTATCGTCTCCGGCCTGGGAGTCGGCAGCAAACCTTTTTGA
- the map gene encoding type I methionyl aminopeptidase, translating into MSVRTRQPLVPGTLSPTREVPRSIERPEYAWKKTVNEGREPWVQTAETIEKMRIAGKIAAQALDEAGKAVAPGVTTDELDRIAHEYMCDHGAYPSTLGYKGFPKSCCTSLNEVICHGIPDSTVIEDGDIVNIDVTAYIDGVHGDTNKTFLAGDVDEEVRLLVERTHEATMRAIKAVRPGRALNVIGRVIESYANRFGYGVVRDFTGHGVGPTFHSGLVILHYDQPAIESVIEPGMTFTIEPMINLGGIDYDIWDDGWTVVTKDRKWTAQFEHTLVVTESGAEILTLP; encoded by the coding sequence ATGTCAGTGCGTACCCGCCAGCCGCTTGTTCCCGGCACGCTCTCGCCCACCCGTGAGGTTCCGCGCTCGATCGAGCGCCCGGAGTATGCGTGGAAGAAGACCGTGAACGAGGGCCGTGAACCCTGGGTGCAGACGGCCGAGACCATCGAGAAGATGCGGATCGCGGGCAAGATCGCGGCGCAGGCGCTCGACGAGGCGGGCAAGGCGGTCGCGCCCGGTGTCACCACCGATGAGCTGGACCGCATCGCGCACGAATACATGTGCGACCACGGAGCGTATCCATCGACCTTGGGCTACAAGGGTTTTCCGAAGTCGTGCTGCACCTCGCTGAACGAGGTGATCTGCCACGGCATTCCGGATTCGACGGTGATCGAGGACGGCGACATCGTCAATATCGACGTGACCGCCTATATCGACGGCGTGCACGGCGACACCAATAAGACCTTCCTAGCCGGTGATGTCGACGAGGAGGTGCGACTGCTGGTCGAGCGCACGCACGAGGCGACCATGCGGGCCATCAAGGCGGTTCGGCCGGGCCGGGCGCTCAATGTGATCGGGCGCGTCATCGAGTCCTACGCCAACCGCTTCGGCTACGGCGTGGTGCGCGATTTCACCGGGCACGGCGTCGGCCCCACCTTCCACAGCGGCCTGGTCATCCTGCACTACGACCAGCCAGCCATCGAATCGGTCATCGAGCCCGGCATGACCTTCACCATCGAGCCGATGATCAACCTCGGCGGTATCGACTACGACATCTGGGACGACGGCTGGACCGTGGTCACCAAGGATCGCAAATGGACCGCGCAGTTCGAACACACGCTGGTGGTCACCGAGTCAGGCGCCGAAATCCTCACTTTGCCGTGA